The Vibrio chagasii sequence CCACTGTAGCAACGTGGAACGCTAACGCCTGTTTTAATTCTTCAAGTGTTGTGATCCGTTGGCCCACACTCCGAGTGCTAAAGATTTGTTGTTTGTCGGCACGGCACTCATCCCAAATTTTGCATGCTTCTCCGTTTAATTCTCTTACTGTTCGCTCTACTTCAACATTAAACGAACGACGGGCTTGGTCTGGGGGCAAGTTAGCTAAATCAAGTGCTGTATGTATTCCCATCCATTGCAAACGTTTAACTTCTCCCGATCCCCCAAACTTCAGACACAGGCTGCATGGCCAAGTAATGCTGTCTCTTCTGCTCAGAATCGATAATACATACTCCTTGTAATCTTTTATCCACTTTGGCACTTCGGTTGGCCATCTTCGATAACGTCAAAGTATGGCCAGCACCAAAACATACAGGTAATCGACACTCTTTCCAGACCGTTTGCCTAACTCGTTGTCCAAACGCCTTTAAATCAGTTTCTACACGATTACAGTGGCGCATATCGAGAAAGCATTCATCAATACTGTAGATGTGACTGTTTGGAGCAAAAGCGGTGATTGTGGCCATCATTTTTGCTGACAAGTCAGCATACAAAGCATAGTTCGACGAAAACACGTGAACAGACTGTTGTTCAATCAAACCTTTTTGTTTGAAGTAAGGCTCAAACTTCTTGATACCGGCTTCTTTTGCCAAACGATTCGCTGCGACGACCGCACCATCATTATTGGATAAGACGATGCAAGGTTGTTGTCGTAAGTCAGGACGAAAGACCTGTTCACAGGCCACATACATCGCATTGCAGTCAATTAGGGCAAACACTACATGAACTCTGGAAGAGGCTTATGGAGCCTTATAGAGCGTATGACTACCCCTTCAATTGAAAATGCGTCTTCTGGACGGATAGGGATAGGTGCACAGTTTGAATTCGCAGAGAGCAATAACCGCTGACGAACATCAATGATTTTGCACATGAATGCACCATTGAGCGAAACAATGACGGTATCGAGGTGTTGAGCTTGTGGTTTTCTATCAATAACTAATAGATCCCCACTGTAGATCCCAACATTCTCCATGGAATCACCGTTTGCATAAGCCAGGTAAGTTGCATTGGGGTTATTCACTAAAATTGAGTCGAGTGATACACCAAGCTCAACGTATTCCGCAGCAGGTGACTCCCAGGATGTGAGTGAACAAGACATACTCGTAGGAGATAAGGGGAGGATATTCATAATCAAAACTCAAAACAAATAATAACTGTATAAATATACAGTTATTAGTGTTGTTTGGTCAATGTTTTCAATGGGTGTAGGCTTACAGCTTTACCACATTTCCCAGTGCTGTTGTTCCATATCTTCTTCTATAGAATCGGGTATAACATTGAAAAAATTTAAGTTTGTTGCTGTCTCCACCTCATCCACTGTGGTGATAAACAAAGGAAGTTCTGAAGTTGAAATTTTTCGATGAGGTAGAATAAATGCGATGGCTTCGTTCATTTGTGGATCGAGGATGACCTTAAAAAATCGATTTGGTATGTAGACACCGTTACCAATGTAGCTTTCTTCGCCATCCCATATTGGCCCCGTCACTACGTATAACGACTGATAAACATTTGACCAATCTCGGACATATTGCTCAAGTCCTTTCCATCCACCACGATTGAAGCCAGGAAGTTGAGGAGCGATGTTAGACATTAAAAAACTCTGTTGTACCGAATGCTTTGAAAAGTCGATGGTTCCAGCAGGAGCAAGATGGCCACGGTCATAGCCAGAGTGGTTATAGTCAAAACTACTCGCTCTAAAAGGGGGATCAATTTCAAAATCTAATTTGAAGTAATCTGTGCGTGGCGAGTATGCGTTTACGCTCTCCTTTGTGACGTAGTATGCCACCCAGTCAGCGACTTTGAGTTGTTCATTGTAACCAACCGCATAGCCCTCCCGACAGAGCACTACATCACTTTCTCCTGGCTGGCCCATACTAAGGTGTGGGACACACTCTTGAGCGAAAAGTACTGTTGGAGTACTCATGATAAATAATAGAGTTCTGATCGAGCGCTTCATATATACCTCCCAAATTTAAGGTAAAAAAATGCCACCTCTAGAGGTGGCCAAGTAGTCCTACTGATTTAGGTAGTGCAAGTGAGTGCATATGTGATGTTAGTGCAAATTTTGTAAAGCGCAACTATCTAAAGTAGTAATGTTGAAGCCACTCGAAAGGGAATCAATTATGCAGGGTATTTGCCCTGTTTCAGAGCTGGATGAAATATGAGGTCATTAATCTGATTTGAGTGTGGTGAACTTTCGTGAGGGACGAACGAATAGTTATCCATCGCCCAAATCCGACACAGGAGCGCCTTGGCGTTCCCCGTCAGAACATTGCTTTAGGTTTACCTGGAAAAAAAAGCCACCTCATGAAAGGTGGCGAAGATTGCGGCCAGTGTGTCAGCCCAGGAGTGATTATAAGCTTAGTTGCATATTATCTAGATTCCAGATTTTAACTTGCTCATAATTTGAAGTGAGTCGGAAATGGTGTAGGGCAGTACGGCAATTTTCACAAAGAGGAAGGTGAATTGGACTATTCGGCCAAAAAATTTTGTGCGCTGTCAGCAAAGCGATCTCCTACTTAGATACTAAACACCCGCTTGAGCGAGTTACAATACTTAAGTTAATTCACACTTTGTTAAGTTAGTAAAAAACGCCACTAGAGATTGTCCAGCGCATTCACAGGTGGCTCTTCGTATCTCAGATGTGCCCTATTCTTAGTTGGGGCGATGATGCTCATTAAGCTAAGGCATCATTTGACTGAGTTTTCCTAATGCTAGTAAGTTGTCTACAAGGTTTGTCAATATAAGGGTTTGTAGTGAAATATAATGTCAAAAAAGTTCATATAGAGGGAACAACCTTTATAGCCCATATTCACTATTGCTAAAGCTTTGGTATTGAGCTTTGGAGCAATTGCGTTTAGTTAAAGGTTCGCTCAGAGCTATAGTGACATTTCACCCGTGGCACTTTCTAGCTCGAAAGTGCTCTATCCTTTGTTATTAAACCTAATGTTTTGAAATCGTTTAGTATTAAGTTGACCTAATTCCTCTAGTATCACACCATACCACAAGTTGGATAACCATCAGATCGGTTCATAGACTGATCAATTGATATAGGACTTTATTAACGTGCCTGATAGCGTACTTCTCCAAGAAATTCTCAAATATGGAAATCTCTTGATATCCCCGGTATTTATAGCTGGAGCTACATATTGGTTAAAGTGCAAAATCGATACTGCAAACTCTAGAACCAAAATGGAGCAAGACCGTAAAACAGCCGAAGAGCTGGGGAAAATTAAGCAGAAACTAGATGATGCAAATTTCCCAAATATTCTTAGTAAGTTAGCGTCGACAACCGAGTTAGTCGAAACAATTCAGAATGAAATTTCTAATAAATCTTGGGTTAATCAGCAGATTTTTCCAATAAGACAGGAAATCATGCAGATTGTGACTAGAGCGGTTACTGATTTGAGGGAGTTGGTTTATTTACGTAATCAAGCATATTTAAATTTCCACCATATATATTATGA is a genomic window containing:
- a CDS encoding DNA/RNA non-specific endonuclease, whose product is MKRSIRTLLFIMSTPTVLFAQECVPHLSMGQPGESDVVLCREGYAVGYNEQLKVADWVAYYVTKESVNAYSPRTDYFKLDFEIDPPFRASSFDYNHSGYDRGHLAPAGTIDFSKHSVQQSFLMSNIAPQLPGFNRGGWKGLEQYVRDWSNVYQSLYVVTGPIWDGEESYIGNGVYIPNRFFKVILDPQMNEAIAFILPHRKISTSELPLFITTVDEVETATNLNFFNVIPDSIEEDMEQQHWEMW
- a CDS encoding LexA family protein; this encodes MNILPLSPTSMSCSLTSWESPAAEYVELGVSLDSILVNNPNATYLAYANGDSMENVGIYSGDLLVIDRKPQAQHLDTVIVSLNGAFMCKIIDVRQRLLLSANSNCAPIPIRPEDAFSIEGVVIRSIRLHKPLPEFM